The proteins below are encoded in one region of Salmo salar chromosome ssa02, Ssal_v3.1, whole genome shotgun sequence:
- the LOC106576934 gene encoding voltage-dependent calcium channel gamma-6 subunit, whose translation MSDSQEGKIKLAFFVAIVGVTLTVLGVGTEFWVELATPKTWSNNQTCQTAHYGLWKGCTRTLWVDDIDPERESCGPADLPGESNCTYFKFFTNGDNAVIFKKTTHKNLNIAAAILAMIALSMMVMGAICITMSLSKGVPFFLKPASFCFILSGLLVLLSILVFHQSVLALLSSDHSIPLHHELSWSVACVGFAGAILIVGGILFLILSLPYSSWEKCLPQCNSSTT comes from the exons ATGAGTGACAGCCAGGAGGGGAAGATCAAGCTGGCGTTCTTTGTGGCCATTGTGGGCGTGACCCTGACAGTGCTGGGGGTGGGCACAGAGTTCTGGGTGGAGCTGGCCACGCCCAAGACCTGGAGTAACAACCAGACGTGTCAGACAGCCCACTACGGCCTGTGGAAGGGGTGTACTCGCACCCTGTGGGTGGACGACATCGAccccgagagagagagctgcGGCCCCGCAGACCTGCCCGGAG AATCTAACTGCACTTACTTCAAATTCTTCACCAATGGAGACAACGCTGTCATATTTAAGAAGACGACCCACAAGA acctGAACATAGCGGCTGCTATCCTAGCGATGATAGCTCTATCTATGATGGTGATGGGGGCTATCTGTATCACCATGTCCCTCAGTAAAGGAGTGCCCTTCTTCCTCAAGCCCGCCTCCTTCTGCTTCATCCTATCAG gtctactggtcctgctgtctataCTGGTGTTTCACCAGTCAGTGCTGGCCCTGTTGTCATCTGACCACTCCATACCGCTCCACCACGAGCTCTCCTGGTCCGTGGCCTGTGTGGGCTTCGCTGGGGCCATCCTCATCGTGGGGGGGATCCTTTtcctgatcctctccctcccctacagCTCCTGGGAGAAATGTCTGCCTCAATGCAACAGCAGCACTACCTAG